Proteins encoded together in one Lathyrus oleraceus cultivar Zhongwan6 chromosome 5, CAAS_Psat_ZW6_1.0, whole genome shotgun sequence window:
- the LOC127086851 gene encoding uncharacterized protein LOC127086851 isoform X1, giving the protein MDDDDVALADSFINFEAAACSPFDNPPDPIIIGYDSSNLDPPVGNSSGEERIKSFDLVEKEVNENESGGVRGEIVAIDDDAVGVEIEDGEVRGKIVAIDDAVGMESEGGEIRGDVIAYDDEIRGNVIASDDDIRGEIVADEDAVGMESEGGEIRGDVIANDDEIRGEIVANDDLNAIVMEGSNRENECSSGGIKIHEEYELEEGEIVESDNDRKYGLDDEESSDDDIGDDRKDGLTNELEILPRVPHVNVKLGPHHIMLPLGVVTSIVGARVVVEGSENHESLDQGSILWITGRQTPLGVIDDTFAQVKNPHYVVRYNSEDEIPEGVHEGTLISFVPEFAKHVLNFKDLYKKGSDASGINDEELSNETDFSDDEQEAEYMRIQGQAKRGQSSQSSDWMKNDRQHVPLNDGSIPKRLMVAHGHGLPIPSSGQGFFGVGHGHFPPLPGTGQGFSGVGRGHSSPLLPQPALPPHAPVSINLSSGFPTNSVAWYQENTQNSHLQPMQGIPSQQQFNPSHRFPPPTVYPGGQPNMYAEPIHAQGLMNQNQWTHFPQFQAPTCFQPVNISGIQGGPPQQFNPPTYFQSLPIPGYQSGPPHQFNPGGPLGGPLQAFNPLPYFHSPPIPGNQGGPQHQFSRPANFQSPPIPGYQSGLPHQFNPPTNFQSPPILANPHPPQFHYQFNPGASDDRERTFAARRRPSHRGGKGWRPAR; this is encoded by the exons AGTTGGTAATTCCAGTGGTGAGGAAAGGATTAAGAGTTTCGATTTAGTTGAAAAGGAGGTAAATGAAAATGAAAGTGGTGGAGTTAGAGGCGAGATTGTGGCTATTGATGATGATGCTGTCGGAGTGGAGATTGAAGATGGTGAAGTTAGAGGCAAGATTGTGGCCATTGATGATGCCGTTGGAATGGAGAGTGAAGGTGGCGAGATTAGAGGTGATGTTATTGCTTATGATGATGAGATTAGAGGCAATGTTATTGCTAGTGATGATGATATTAGAGGCGAGATTGTGGCTGATGAGGATGCTGTTGGAATGGAGAGTGAAGGTGGTGAGATTAGAGGCGATGTTATTGCTAATGATGATGAGATTAGAGGCGAGATTGTCGCTAATGATGATCTTAATGCAATTGTTATGGAAGGTTCTAATAGGGAGAATGAGTGTTCCAGTGGTGGTATTAAAATCCACGAGGAGTATGAATTGGAAGAAGGTGAAATAGTAGAATCTGATAATGATAGAAAATATGGGTTGGATGATGAAGAGTCATCTGATGATGATATTGGTGATGATAGAAAAGATGGGTTAACGAATGAGCTTGAG ATTCTTCCTAGGGTCCCTCATGTGAATGTAAAATTGGGACCACATCATATAATGCTGCCTCTGGGAGTTGTTACATCT ATTGTCGGTGCTAGAGTCGTTGTGGAAGGGTCGGAGAATCATGAGTCTCTTGATCAAGGTTCCATTCTCTGGATTACTGGAAGGCAAACACCCCTAGGTGTCATTGATGATACCTTTGCACAAGTTAAAAATCCACATTATGTAGTGAGATACAATTCGGAAGATGAAATCCCGGAAGGGGTCCATGAGGGAACTTTGATTTCGTTTGTTCCTGAGTTTGCTAAGCATGTGCTTAATTTCAAGGATCTTTACAAGAAAGGTTCTGATGCATCCGGTATAAACGATGAGGAATTGTCCAATGAAACGGATTTTTCGGATGATGAGCAAGAGGCCGAGTACATGAGAATACAAGGACAGGCAAAAAGAGGCCAAAGCAGTCAAAGTTCTGATTGGATGAAAAACGACAGGCAGCATGTTCCACTAAATGATGGTTCCATCCCTAAGAGGCTAATGGTTGCTCATGGTCACGGTCTGCCTATTCCGAGCAGTGGGCAAGGCTTTTTTGGTGTTGGCCATGGTCATTTTCCCCCTCTTCCTGGCACTGGACAAGGCTTTTCTGGTGTTGGCCGTGGTCATTCTTCCCCTCTTCTGCCACAGCCGGCATTGCCACCACATGCTCCAGTGTCAATTAATTTGTCTAGTGGATTCCCTACAAATAGTGTCGCATGGTACCAAGAAAATACTCAAAATTCTCATCTGCAGCCGATGCAAGGAATCCCATCTCAACAGCAGTTCAATCCCAGCCACAGGTTTCCTCCACCGACTGTATATCCTGGAGGACAGCCCAATATGTATGCAGAACCCATTCATGCACAGGGGCTCATGAATCAAAACCAATGGACACACTTTCCCCAGTTTCAAGCACCTACATGTTTTCAACCAGTTAATATTTCAGGCATTCAAGGTGGTCCTCCACAACAATTCAACCCACCTACATATTTTCAATCACTGCCAATTCCAGGCTATCAAAGTGGTCCTCCGCATCAATTCAATCCAGGTGGCCCTCTAGGTGGCCCTTTGCAGGCATTCAATCCCCTTCCATATTTTCATTCACCACCAATTCCAGGCAATCAAGGTGGTCCTCAGCATCAATTCAGTCGGCCTGCAAATTTTCAATCACCGCCAATTCCAGGCTATCAAAGTGGCCTTCCGCATCAGTTCAATCCACCTACAAATTTTCAATCACCACCAATATTAGCCAATCCGCATCCTCCACAATTTCATTACCAATTCAATCCCGGTGCTTCTGATGACCGAGAGAGAACATTTGCTGCTCGCAGGAGACCATCCCATAGAGGGGGTAAAGGTTGGCGACCAGCCAGATAA
- the LOC127086849 gene encoding protein ULTRAPETALA 1: MANGLEKETGFTMFSDDELKDVNGVKRVGEYVEVMCGCTSHRYGDAVGRLRVFVNGYLEITCECTPGCQEDKLTPFAFEKHSGRETARKWKNNVWVIVNGEKVPLYKTVLLKYYNQALRTTNGSHKSQNGRACHRDEFIRCTRCNKERRFRLRTKEGCRIHHDALADPNWNCSNLPYDKITCDNEEERGSRRVYRGCTRSAACKGCTSCVCFGCEICRFSDCTCQTCTDFTRNAIVKT, from the exons ATGGCGAATGGGTTGGAGAAAGAAACTGGGTTCACCATGTTCAGTGATGATGAACTGAAGGATGTTAATGGGGTGAAGAGAGTTGGAGAATATGTTGAAGTAATGTGCGGTTGTACCAGCCATAGATACGGTGATGCTGTTGGAAGGCTTAGGGTTTTCGTTAATGGTTACCTTGAAATCACATGCGAATGCACCCCTGGTTGCCAAGAAG ACAAGTTGACTCCTTTTGCATTCGAGAAACATTCTGGAAGAGAAACAGCAAGAAAATGGAAGAACAATGTGTGGGTAATAGTTAACGGTGAGAAAGTTCCTTTATATAAAACAGTTCTTCTCAAATACTACAATCAAGCATTAAGAACAACCAATGGATCACACAAATCACAAAATGGACGAGCGTGCCACCGCGATGAGTTTATCCGTTGTACCCGATGTAACAAAGAGCGTAGATTCCGTCTGAGAACTAAAGAAGGTTGCCGCATTCACCATGATGCTTTGGCTGATCCAAACTGGAACTGTTCTAATCTTCCATATGACAA AATTACATGTGATAATGAAGAGGAAAGAGGAAGTCGAAGGGTTTATAGAGGATGCACTCGTTCTGCAGCATGTAAAGGTTGCACTTCTTGTGTATGCTTTGGGTGTGAGATATGCCGTTTTTCAGATTGTACTTGCCAAACTTGTACTGACTTTACCAGGAATGCCATTGTCAAAACTTGA
- the LOC127086851 gene encoding uncharacterized protein LOC127086851 isoform X2, producing MDDDDVALADSFINFEAAACSPFDNPPDPIIIGYDSSNLDPPVGNSSGEERIKSFDLVEKEVNENESGGVRGEIVAIDDDAVGVEIEDGEVRGKIVAIDDAVGMESEGGEIRGDVIAYDDEIRGNVIASDDDIRGEIVADEDAVGMESEGGEIRGDIVANDDLNAIVMEGSNRENECSSGGIKIHEEYELEEGEIVESDNDRKYGLDDEESSDDDIGDDRKDGLTNELEILPRVPHVNVKLGPHHIMLPLGVVTSIVGARVVVEGSENHESLDQGSILWITGRQTPLGVIDDTFAQVKNPHYVVRYNSEDEIPEGVHEGTLISFVPEFAKHVLNFKDLYKKGSDASGINDEELSNETDFSDDEQEAEYMRIQGQAKRGQSSQSSDWMKNDRQHVPLNDGSIPKRLMVAHGHGLPIPSSGQGFFGVGHGHFPPLPGTGQGFSGVGRGHSSPLLPQPALPPHAPVSINLSSGFPTNSVAWYQENTQNSHLQPMQGIPSQQQFNPSHRFPPPTVYPGGQPNMYAEPIHAQGLMNQNQWTHFPQFQAPTCFQPVNISGIQGGPPQQFNPPTYFQSLPIPGYQSGPPHQFNPGGPLGGPLQAFNPLPYFHSPPIPGNQGGPQHQFSRPANFQSPPIPGYQSGLPHQFNPPTNFQSPPILANPHPPQFHYQFNPGASDDRERTFAARRRPSHRGGKGWRPAR from the exons AGTTGGTAATTCCAGTGGTGAGGAAAGGATTAAGAGTTTCGATTTAGTTGAAAAGGAGGTAAATGAAAATGAAAGTGGTGGAGTTAGAGGCGAGATTGTGGCTATTGATGATGATGCTGTCGGAGTGGAGATTGAAGATGGTGAAGTTAGAGGCAAGATTGTGGCCATTGATGATGCCGTTGGAATGGAGAGTGAAGGTGGCGAGATTAGAGGTGATGTTATTGCTTATGATGATGAGATTAGAGGCAATGTTATTGCTAGTGATGATGATATTAGAGGCGAGATTGTGGCTGATGAGGATGCTGTTGGAATGGAGAGTGAAGGTGGTGAGATTAGAGGCGAT ATTGTCGCTAATGATGATCTTAATGCAATTGTTATGGAAGGTTCTAATAGGGAGAATGAGTGTTCCAGTGGTGGTATTAAAATCCACGAGGAGTATGAATTGGAAGAAGGTGAAATAGTAGAATCTGATAATGATAGAAAATATGGGTTGGATGATGAAGAGTCATCTGATGATGATATTGGTGATGATAGAAAAGATGGGTTAACGAATGAGCTTGAG ATTCTTCCTAGGGTCCCTCATGTGAATGTAAAATTGGGACCACATCATATAATGCTGCCTCTGGGAGTTGTTACATCT ATTGTCGGTGCTAGAGTCGTTGTGGAAGGGTCGGAGAATCATGAGTCTCTTGATCAAGGTTCCATTCTCTGGATTACTGGAAGGCAAACACCCCTAGGTGTCATTGATGATACCTTTGCACAAGTTAAAAATCCACATTATGTAGTGAGATACAATTCGGAAGATGAAATCCCGGAAGGGGTCCATGAGGGAACTTTGATTTCGTTTGTTCCTGAGTTTGCTAAGCATGTGCTTAATTTCAAGGATCTTTACAAGAAAGGTTCTGATGCATCCGGTATAAACGATGAGGAATTGTCCAATGAAACGGATTTTTCGGATGATGAGCAAGAGGCCGAGTACATGAGAATACAAGGACAGGCAAAAAGAGGCCAAAGCAGTCAAAGTTCTGATTGGATGAAAAACGACAGGCAGCATGTTCCACTAAATGATGGTTCCATCCCTAAGAGGCTAATGGTTGCTCATGGTCACGGTCTGCCTATTCCGAGCAGTGGGCAAGGCTTTTTTGGTGTTGGCCATGGTCATTTTCCCCCTCTTCCTGGCACTGGACAAGGCTTTTCTGGTGTTGGCCGTGGTCATTCTTCCCCTCTTCTGCCACAGCCGGCATTGCCACCACATGCTCCAGTGTCAATTAATTTGTCTAGTGGATTCCCTACAAATAGTGTCGCATGGTACCAAGAAAATACTCAAAATTCTCATCTGCAGCCGATGCAAGGAATCCCATCTCAACAGCAGTTCAATCCCAGCCACAGGTTTCCTCCACCGACTGTATATCCTGGAGGACAGCCCAATATGTATGCAGAACCCATTCATGCACAGGGGCTCATGAATCAAAACCAATGGACACACTTTCCCCAGTTTCAAGCACCTACATGTTTTCAACCAGTTAATATTTCAGGCATTCAAGGTGGTCCTCCACAACAATTCAACCCACCTACATATTTTCAATCACTGCCAATTCCAGGCTATCAAAGTGGTCCTCCGCATCAATTCAATCCAGGTGGCCCTCTAGGTGGCCCTTTGCAGGCATTCAATCCCCTTCCATATTTTCATTCACCACCAATTCCAGGCAATCAAGGTGGTCCTCAGCATCAATTCAGTCGGCCTGCAAATTTTCAATCACCGCCAATTCCAGGCTATCAAAGTGGCCTTCCGCATCAGTTCAATCCACCTACAAATTTTCAATCACCACCAATATTAGCCAATCCGCATCCTCCACAATTTCATTACCAATTCAATCCCGGTGCTTCTGATGACCGAGAGAGAACATTTGCTGCTCGCAGGAGACCATCCCATAGAGGGGGTAAAGGTTGGCGACCAGCCAGATAA